The genome window CTGGCCCGGCTGCGGATCTTCGAGGACGACAAGGGGCGGATGAATCTGGACGCTGCGGTCGCCGGCGGAGAGTTCCTGGTGGTTTCCCAGTTCACCCTCGCCGCCTCGCTGAACAAGGGCCGCCGACCCTCCTTCGAACGAGCGGCGCCGCCGGCGGTGGCGGAGCCCTTGGTGACGGCGGTGGCGGAGGGCCTGAGACAGCGCGGTTTCACAGTGGCGGAGGGGAGCTTCGGAGCCCACATGGAGGTGCGGTTGCTCAACGACGGCCCGGTGACCTTCGTGCTCGACTTCGCTCCGTCGGGAGACGGCGAAGCCTGAGAGCTACGAGCGGGCAGCCCGACGGAGCACCGCCCGGCCGCAGCGGAGGACTCCG of Acidobacteriota bacterium contains these proteins:
- the dtd gene encoding D-aminoacyl-tRNA deacylase yields the protein MRVILQRVASASVEVAGETVGAIGKGLLLFVGVEKGDGPEQTRAAVEKLARLRIFEDDKGRMNLDAAVAGGEFLVVSQFTLAASLNKGRRPSFERAAPPAVAEPLVTAVAEGLRQRGFTVAEGSFGAHMEVRLLNDGPVTFVLDFAPSGDGEA